The DNA segment GGAATAAGGGATAATTACTCTGAGTCCCCACATTAAGCATCCTTGGTGAACCGATATTTGTGATTGTCTGTTCTTGAACGGTTGATACACTGTCGACATTTCATAACTGTTCATAGGTTTTCCTTTCGCGACATATTCAAGTACATTTGATAAAATTCTGTCACGTTTTGTCTCAAGCGCTACTTGATCACTGCTAACAGGTAAAGTATCTAACTGTTTACTGAAGAAGACATCGGTTTCCTCAGCTTCTAGTACACATGACGTTTCAAGCGGTCCTTGATAGTGAGTCACAATTTCCATGTTGCTTTGTATACCGGTAAACAATATCATACTGGTATCCACTCAGAAACAAAGCATACCGTTGTAATCTAGCTGCAGTCGCGGCGCTAATACCTTTGCTGGGATTAAAGCTCGACAATAACGGTTTGTGGTCTGTCACTAGAGTAAACTTTCTTCCGTATAGGTAAGAGTTAAATTTCGTGATTCGCAAGATCAAGCTAAGTGCTTCTTTGTCAATTTGACTATAGTTCTTTTCAGCTTAATTGAGACTCCGCGATGCAAAAGCTATCGGTCGCTCTGTACTATTAGGTAGCTTGTGGCTGAGAACTGTTCCGATTCCGAAAGAGCTTGCGCCGCACGCGAGAATAATCGGTAGATCAGGATCATAGTTGATCAGTACAAGATCAGATGTTATCATCTCTTTCACTTTGGCAACTACATCTTGACACGCTTTGGTCGACTTCCATTTAGCAATATTGCTCAATAGTTGATGCAGGGGATGTAACACTGTTGCCAAATTTTGTCCTAGGAACGATCTTAGATCTCTAACATTTTTGATTGGCGGTGCATCTTTTATCGCGTTAATTTTCTCAGTTGTCTTGTGGAGACCATCTTTGGTAATATCATGGGCACAAAACACCACTTTGTCATTCATGAACGCACATTTCTCTACATTCATTTTTAACCCGTATTCACTCAACCGACTCTGAACTTTTTCGAGTGTTTCTAAGTGTTCATTGTCATCCTGTCCTGTGACTATCGTGTCATCTAATATCACTTCTACGTTATTACTATCTCCTACAGCCTGTTCAATCAATCTCTGAAAGATTGCTGGGGCTGATGCGATTCCAAATACGAGAAGATTCTATCGAAATAGACCCTTATCTGTGCTAATTGTCAGATACTGTTTGCTATCCTCGTCTACTTCAACCTAtaggagcccgcccgcttagctccgTAGGTAGAGCGTatgtctatggatcgcggggtcaaAAGTTCGATTCTCGgccggggcgtatgttctccgtgaccatTTGGTAAACGACATCGTGTtcgaaatcattagtcctccacctctgattcatgtggggaagttggcagttacttgcggagaacaggtttgtactggtacagaatccaggaacactggttaggtaaactgcccgccgttacatgactgaaatactgttgaaaaacggcgttaaacccaaaacaaacaaaatcaacctATAGGTATGCATTTTTCAAATCtatgtttgaaaatgttttgccTTTCCCTAGTGACGCAAATATGTCTTCAATTTTAGGCAAGGGATGTTGGTCTACTTCAAACAATGGATTAATGGTCACTTTAAAGTCCCCGCAAATCCTAATGCCTTCCTTCTTAGGAACAGGTACTATAGGGGTTGCCCATTCACTTGTATCGACTTTCTCCAGAACTCCATCTTTTACAAGACGATCTAGCTCTTCTTCAATCTGCGGCTTCATAACGAATGGCACTTTTCTAGCCTTTACAAACTTTGGCGTACTTTCTGGCTTTAACTTCAATTTAGCCTTAAAGTTCTTCACTTTACCCAAGTCTCTGTCAAATACATCCTTGTATTTGTTCTTAAATTGTGCAACTCTGTCTAGGTTTAAGTTCCATATTTCTGTCCAATTTAACTTTAGGGCATACAACCATTCTCTTCCAAACAAAGGGACTTTTCCTTTTCTCATTACATACAACTTCAAATCCTTCTCTTGACCATGGATATTAACTTTGCACTTTATACAACCTTCTGGTTACAAGGTTTCATTTGAGTATGTTTTCAATTTCAAGTCTGATTCATACACAGTGTCCTTCGGAAACAAGGTATCTTTCATCTCCATAGGAATTGTAGAAACTGCCGAACCAGTATCTAATTCCATTTTGACCTTTCTGCCATTTACTGTCGGTTGTAACCAAATAGGTTCCCTATTCGTTCCTGTGTTTTTTTTCATCTAGTTTGAACAATCTATCTAGTATCTATATCAATCTCTTCCTCCTCCACTTGATGTTACTTAGCTCAACCTTTTTGTTTCTTTGGCTGTTGACTAGGTCTTTGTTGCTGATTGCATACTGGGGAAATGTGCCCTTTCCGTCCACACTTGTTACAGGTAGCGTCTTTGAATCTACATTGGTCAGGTTTATGGTTTGTTCTGTCACATCTGTAGCATGGTGATTCACTTTTTAGTGCCTGTGATTGTGTTTTtgctatttgtttcttttttaatatcagtttattcagagattggGTAGCTCCATGCAGCTCCTTAACGTCTTTCTGTGCACATTCCATTGCATTGGCTAATTCAATGGCTTTCTCGTAGGTTAGGTCCTTTTCAGATAATAGTCGCTTTTGGACACTTCCGGTCTTTATACCACAAACAAATCTGTCTCTTAATGAATCATTAAGATTTCCTCCGAATTTACAATGTTCCGCGAGTTTCCTGAGACTGACATTGATCTGACTCACAGTCTCATCCGGTCTCTGGTCGCGTTTTCAGAATCTAAAGCGATCCGCAATTAACAAGGGTTCAGGGTTGTAGTGCTCTGAAAGCAATTTGCAGAGTGCGCCATAAGTTTTATCCTTGGATAAATCCGGTGAACATAAATCCCGCAATGTACCGTACGTTTTCGAACCGATCAGAAATAGCAAAGCTGGTACCTGCTTGCCATCGTCTACTCCACTGACAATAAAATACTGGTCTAGTCTTTCTTTATAGCAAGTCCAATTTTCACTTGAACTGTCAAAAGTctcaatttttccatttttccatGTAGgccattttaatttcaattgtgtGTAGAATTCACTTCAGAAATTTTAAAGCCTAACACAGAATCTTCACCCGTTCTTATATGGATTTGTATATGCTGATGACAACGGTGGAAGAATAGTTCGAACAGAATTTAGTCCGTGCCCAACAAGTAGCATACAATTTTCAGTACTTAAATTCGGATAAATTCGGCGATGACTGTTACACTCCTGTGAAATTCAGGACTTTTAACATTATCATAAGTTAATCCTCGTCGCCAATTgttatgtttacattattttatattataattcacAATTTTGGGTTGATGAACCCTGGAATAATTTGAGGACGTAATTCAACGAACacgtttttatgtaaatatttaatttcacaaTGACTTCACAAACCTGATATTGATAAGACGTTTCAGAGTACCAATACATAACATTTACGATACATTTACGAGCGCTTACGAGTGGTTTACGTGTTGTTTACGATACTTACGACTTGTTACGAGCTCTTTACGAGCTATTCACCGATGATTCAAATCGCGGACGATCATAAGAaattttgacatgtcaaaaatattacctcAACGTTCACGATTGCTTTCGATTGTCTGCGAGAAGTGCCGAGATATTTACGACAACCGACGAGCTATTTACGATTGCATGCAACTTCCTACGAGTTGGCAAATCGTAAGAAAAAATCGTAGATGTGAAGGGGGTATTAGTTACATTTATTTCGTGGAACAATACTTGTAGGGTCTTTTTCGTTAACACTACCACTTATAGTGCTAAATCAGATGTCAAAAGTAAAACAACTGCAGtaattattacaattattacCATTAGAAAATGtaaactgttattttatttcatattttattataatgtACTAGCAGTTTATTTCTACTACaagcaaataatattttcagtaagTAAAATCAGTTTCCGCAAATGCAAATATAACTTTGAGAAAATACAGAATGTGGTTCTATGAGATTTAGGAAAATACAGGTGTTAGTGCTataaataaaaatggtaattcaaaatataaaatatctgttAAAGGAAATACAAAGAAGAGTTCGACAAAGTTGTGATATTACGGTATACATCTAAAAGCggtagaaaaaataaatatgggtcTTAAAAGTGCTAATAAGAATTTAAGGTAAAGAAATATgaatatatgtttttgaaaatacatgtGAATGTCATGTCAtcagaagtctgaaaaaaaaacatatctgaGTTTTAAGAAATGCGAATATGATTTTAGGAAATACAAATATGTGTCCCTATAAACTTCGTCAACAAGCCATGCGAGACAAGGGTATTCTTGGTCAATATGACCACAGCTGTtacgaaattatttcaaaaacaaggGTTGCTTGGCAACATGCCGAAGAAATATGCCACAGCAGAGGAGGCAATCTTACTTACATAAGAAATATAAAAGAGCAGGCATTTTTGCAAGGATTTCTAAACAGATATTCCGGAGATCATGCTGTCTGGATTGGGTTAACAGACCAAAACTCAGAGGGACGCTTTCATTGGACATCAGGTTAAACGTTGCTTTGTTCttatttatatatgatatacatttttTACTTTCATTGTGGTCGATATGAGTATTAATCGATCTGAAAAAGTAATATTGCCTGAGGACATGTTCACGTCGTTCTCATCCGTTCTTAAAAATCCCGAGAGGTTCATCTGGAAAACCagggtagacctctggtatgcgagaatgagtATGTGAGTTATTCCACTTTTTCCAGGTCGATAACAGCATATCGAGTGAGTCTAAAGAGCatgcatgttttttgtttttaattacacaAATGAAAGGTTAACTGAGAAACGATGACTTGCGGCTGTTGGTAAATATTTACCGTTTTGGTATGACATTGTGGAAGAACGCACATGAAGTTGCCGTTTATAACTAAAAGGCCAGTACTCGTTGTATGTAAATTCATATATGTTGAACAATAAAGTCTttgcaaatactttttttttaattttcgcaATTTCCGTGACATGTTGGATATACGC comes from the Mercenaria mercenaria strain notata unplaced genomic scaffold, MADL_Memer_1 contig_1273, whole genome shotgun sequence genome and includes:
- the LOC128551566 gene encoding uncharacterized protein K02A2.6-like, producing MRKGKVPLFGREWLYALKLNWTEIWNLNLDRVAQFKNKYKDVFDRDLGKVKNFKAKLKLKPESTPKFVKARKVPFVMKPQIEEELDRLVKDGVLEKVDTSEWATPIVPVPKKEGIRICGDFKVTINPLFEVDQHPLPKIEDIFASLGKAPAIFQRLIEQAVGDSNNVEVILDDTIVTGQDDNEHLETLEKVQSRLSEYGLKMNVEKCAFMNDKVVFCAHDITKDGLHKTTEKINAIKDAPPIKNVRDLRSFLGQNLATVLHPLHQLLSNIAKWKSTKACQDVVAKVKEMITSDLVLINYDPDLPIILACGASSFGIGTVLSHKLPNSTERPIAFASRSLN